aggtcttgattgtggaacaggttgcagctggtggggatctgctctgactacAGCACACCTTACTCCGcccacacaatctcacacacgcgcacacaaagagagggagagagcactgggggagtggcagcaggtcaaggagacacaggatgagcaatTTTAGATGATTGCAttttgttattatattataactaGGCTTACCTGTTCTTTTGTTTTGAATAAGTGTCTTATATTCCCCACTTGTACTACTAGGCTACTTTTGCCTTCTTGCAATGCAAGTcttcaaccactagaaactgTGAGCACAAATGTTCTAAAGTTTGCAGGAGGATAAGCACATTCTCACTTCAAGTTCAGTCTTTATAAATGAAAACCTTTGCGTGAAAACTGGTGCACGCATGTTTTGGGGTATATTTTGTGTGCACCCACACGTTTATCAATTAGGCCCCTGGTGTGCTAGGGCTAGTCATTTCCATTGACCTTAGAAAAAGATGATTAGAtgaactgagacagagagagacagagacacacacatggagacagagagagagacagagacacagagggagagcaCACAGCATGAtataatacatacagttgaagtcggaagtttacatacaccttagccaaatacatttaaacgcaatttttcacaattccaatttcaaaagtttacatacactcaattagtatttggtagcattgcctttaaattatttaacttgggtcaaacgttttgggtagccttccacaagcatcccacaataagttaggggaattttggcccattcctcctgacagagctggtgtaactgagtcaggtttaaaggcctccttgctcgaacacGCTTTTAAAGTtctgtcattgttcatttggaagacccatttgtgaccaagcttgaacttccagactgatgtcttgagatgttgtttcaaattatccacataattttctttcctcatgatgccatctattttgtgaagtgcaccagtccctcctgcagcaaagcacccccacaacatgatgctgccacccccgttcttcacggttgggatggtgttcttccgcttgcaagcctccccctttttcctccaaacataacgatggtcattatggccaaacagttctatttttggtttcatcagaccagagtacatttctccaaaaagtacgatatttgtccccatgtgcagttgcaaaccgtagtctggcttttttatggcgggtttggagcagtggcttcttccttgctgagcggcctttcaggttatgtcgatttaggacttgtttaactgtggatatagatacttttgtacctgtttcatccagcatcttcacaaggtcctttgctgttgttctgcaattgatttgcacttttcgcaccaaagtacgttcatctctaggagacagaacgcgtctccttcctgagcggaatgacggctgcgtggtcccatggtgtttatacttgcgtactattgtttgtacagatgaacgtggtacatgcaggcgtttgtaaattgctcccaaggatgaaccagacttgtggaggtctactattatttttctgaggtcttggctgatttcttttgattttcccatgatgtcaagcaaagtggcactgtttgaaggtaggccttgaaatacatccacaggtacacctccgattgactcaaattatgtcaattagcctatcagaagcttctaaagccatgacataattttctggaattttccaagctgtttaaaggcacagtcaacttagtgtatgtaaacttctgacccactgcaattgtgaCAGTTGTGAAATagaatgtctgtaaacaattgttggaaaaatgacttgtgtcatgcacaaagtagatgttctaactgacttgccaaaactatagtttgttaacaagaaatttgtggagtgtttgaaaaatgagttttaataaaCTTCCGACACCAACTGTACCTTAAACGCTGagtgatgggcctggagaaatgtaaccatcaaattcatagacagcgctatagatgcaaggactgaccaacaATGACATCAACATTATAGTGATaagcatgttttgaggctatacagtgtttgttacaCTTTCATTGtttataaacattggagtaaaaaatatatattttgggttctgatggggtacgacatgaggcatttataagttatattcttcaagaatcaatgggtatatatcattaatttatacatCCACAAATGGATATTGCAACTAAGAATTTTACAACACAATTTATGGTACCCTGGCTGTGAATGTATTTTATTATAAATGTGCTCTTAATCAAACTAaaagctttgagtcttcttgggtatgacgctacaatcttggcacacctgtatttggtttctcccattcttctctgcagatcctctcaagctctgtcaggttggatcgggagcgtcgctgcacagctattttcaggtctctccagaggtgttatatcgggttcaagtccgggctctggttgggccactcaaggacattcagagacttgttccgaagccactcctgcgttgtcttggctgtgtgcttagcgttGTTGACCTGTTCGAAGGTAAACATttgcaaacttcttccatttaagaatgatggaggccactgtgttcttggtgaccttcatagctacagaaatgttttgatacccttccccagatctgtgcctcaataaaatcctgtctcggagctctacggacaattccttcaaactcatggcttggttattgctctgacgtgcactgtcaactgtgggatcttagacaggtatgtgcctgtccaatcaattgaattgaccacaggtggactccaatccaggTGTAGAAATATCTCACgaatgattaatggaaacaggatgcacctgagatcattTTTGAGTCttatagaaaagggtctgaaaacttctgttttttattgataatacattttcaaacatttctaaaaacctgttaacACTTTGTAATTtccgggtattgtgtgtagattggtgagaaaacaaaaatatttaatacattttagaataagtctgtaacgtgacaaaatgttgaaaaagtcaaggggtctgaattttttctgaatgcactgtatttctagCTAGGATTCCAAGTGTGTCAACATGCACAAATCACATAATAGGGTAGACTGGGCGTCTGGCAATACCACACTGGTTGTATCCTCTGGCCATGAGAATGTACCCGTCTCTTCCCCAACCAGTACCCCAGCTGCAAAACCAATGGAGAAATTAAAGAATCCTTAGTACCGAGAGTGTGTGTACGTTTACATTAGATATGTACATGACGTGTGAATAGAACTAAAATCCATTACAACCTGGTAGTATGATTGAATTTGGAACTTTTcttcaaaaaataaaatatataataggATTATTTGGCTGGATGAATAATGTGTAAACGGTGGCCTTTTTACAACACAAATTGTTGAAGAAAAGTGTCAAATTAAAACACACGGGCAGATTATGATGAGTTTGACTGTATTTTCTGCATCAAAAAGGTTGCCTTATGTCATTAATATTGAGTTGTTGGATGGCTTTCTACTTTCAAAGTAAACACTGACCTGTTTTTCACAATCCAGTAGTCCAGGTAAGAACTACCATACCCGACAGCCAGTACAGCATGGTTAGTTCTTGTTGAACAGTCAGGCTGGTAGAGGACTCCTAAAGAAGAAACACTACAAGAGTTCATGTGCAATTTCatatgtatttatttacaatttaaTAGAGGtaatggtaacactttacttaaagcATCCAGGTATAATGCATTATACCGTTATAATGCATTGCGAGttgtcatgatgatgatgatgaccccCTTTACATTATAATAATTCATAGTGACACGGGCTAAATAACCAgttgaaaatgtatatatataaaatatataaatataatataaatattatAAAGACTCATACATGGTTATAACAAGTTATGCCTGGATTCTTCAAGAAAAGTGTTTGCAAACTAATTTTTGAATGTGTCTCTATGTGTAAAGTATGAGTTCTGTCACTGTATGACCAATCTGGGCTATAAATCTTAGCCAACAATGAAACGTTGTACTCCTCAAACTAGCTTGTTAACCATTGCCTGGTATTGGTAAGACTAGGGCTATTTTCTCTTCTTATCTATTTGTTGCTTAATGGTTCACAACTAAAATTGTAGTAATACGTTTGCAGAAGAGTCCACGCAGTAAAGTCGAACTACTACAATCTCAAAAGAGATCATCTATGACCACAGACACAGCGATAGGGCCAACCTCATACAAAGTGTCTCGAAACACTTTTTCATCCAGCGAAGGAACTCTGTTGAAGCCTTTGCACCAGGCTTCCTTTGTTGCATTCTGGTATTCACAAGGGCCCACCTGAAAACAGTTTATTATGATCATCTCAAGCTTTACAGTGAGCTTTTCACTCATCTATTCGATGTTCTTTCCAAAATTCCCACTTTTTACAGAAATCCCAGTTAGAGGATTCCTGGTTTCATggttattccctcctgattccaagaatcttccaactgggatttctggaaaacctgagaATTTGggggaaagttaccagaattttgcaaccctaatggTAACATATTGTATTGTACCTCTGCAGTGTAAGGATATTTCCTTTCCGACATAATCCCATGATCTGAGACGTAACTAAAACACCTCATGGCCAAGCCACCGCCACAGCCATTATTGTGATAGTCTCCGCTGCAGTCCACCAGGTTCTGCTCACTCAGAGGCAACAGTTTGCCTGTCTGCTTGAACAACTGGCCCTCCAGGGCTCCGACTGCAGCAAATGCATAACAAGATCCACAAGACCCCTAGATCAAATAAAATAGTTGTCATATCTACTGTTTTGCGTTGAAATTATTGACTAGACGTAAATGCATAGCAAGATCCACAATGCCGCTTGATAAAATACCCATTTTATTTCCCCTATTGTGCTTTGAAGATATCCCCTAGAGGTATGGCGGCATGTTTTTCCTGGTAAAGTgctcaggaaaaactcctgtccC
This genomic interval from Salvelinus namaycush isolate Seneca unplaced genomic scaffold, SaNama_1.0 Scaffold3136, whole genome shotgun sequence contains the following:
- the LOC120039960 gene encoding procathepsin L-like, with the protein product MPIHSSVNSVFQTNKEYNALLTVNAAEEEKLLDGIPLSKWNCSLSAAPETWDWRPYGYVTPVKDQGSCGSCYAFAAVGALEGQLFKQTGKLLPLSEQNLVDCSGDYHNNGCGGGLAMRCFSYVSDHGIMSERKYPYTAEVGPCEYQNATKEAWCKGFNRVPSLDEKVFRDTLYEVGPIAVSVNSYFTHRDTFKNYVSSLGVLYQPDCSTRTNHAVLAVGYGSSYLDYWIVKNSWGTGWGRDGYILMARGYNQCGIARRPVYPIM